The sequence TTCAGGATAATCTACATCCTTGAGTTTCTTGGACTTTGTATCATGGGAGAATACTCGGCTAAAGAGTCTGTCTGCGGTGAGCTGACGGACTTTGGTAGGTGTGGCGCCATTCTTTTTTACATAATAGGGAGTAGAGAGGAGGTCGCCTTCATACTGGCTGGGATTGTTACTAACAAAGACCTGCGTTGTGTCTGGTAGTGTGAGGCCGATGCTTTGGTAGCCGGATTGTGGGGCATAACCTTTCTCTCTAAGTTGGAGCTTAGCCGAGTTATGAACTTGATTCATTAGCTTGTGGGATTGGTCAGAGAGTAGGTTTTCCACTCTTCCTTTACCGTCCTGTAGAGCTGAAGCGTCAGCATTTACGCTGACTGATTTGTATTGCTGATTAGCATAGAAATCTGTGTAGATTTTTTGCGGAGTTGCACAGGAGGCACAGAGAAGGGCAACGGCAGCTGCCGCGAGATAAGATAGCTTTGACATACGGAGAGATAGAATTTCCATCGGCAGTCGCCTGACAAGTTTTTTATTGTTGCTTTGGATGCCTCGGGGCTTGATGGGGGCGCATGAGCGAGAAGCTGGAGATTCTGTACCGTGATGAATGGATGTGTGTGGTGGATAAGCCTGCGGGCTGGCTAGTACATCCTGCGGATGAGCCTCAAGAGGGGGACTTGGTGGCGATGAAGGTATTGCGTGACCAGATCGGAGAACGAGTGAATAGCGTCCACCGTCTGGACAGGCCGACCTGTGGGGTCTTGCTTTTTGGTATCGAGAAGGAAGCGACCCGTAAGTTACATAAGGCGCTGGAGCGGCATGAATTTGAGAAAACCTACCGTGCGATTGTCAGTGGGGTCCCTGAACAGCAGGAGTGGGAGTGCCGTGAGCCGATTCAAAAGAAAGAGGGCGCTCCAGTGCGGGATGCTTGGACGAGTTTTAGGGTGTTAGAAATCAGGGTGGTTGATGGGGAGCATTTTTCTCTGATAGAAGCTGTGCCGCACACAGGGCGCTTCCATCAGATACGCAGGCACCTGCTCCATGCCGGATTACCTATTGTAGGGGACTATCGTTACGCTGGCATGGAAAGAAGCGATCACTTATGTGATTTGTTAGGAGTCGGGACCCGGATGCTCCTGCAGGCATCTAGGTTGGAGCTGGCGCATCCTATGAATGGGAAGGTTCTTAGTATTAAAGTAAAAGGGGTCATGGGTTTTGGCTCTCTTCCTGCCTGATAGGTCTTGCTCAGTCGTCCTGAATTCAATAAGAGATCTGATAGATGGAAAACCCTTATCAAGCACCAACGGCCTCTGCTGAACCGACCTTTGTTCTGAATAATCCTACTCAGGCTAATTCACCCTATGGTCCAATGAAGGATCATACCGGAATATCTAGGGTCTGTATGGTGTTGCTAGGCTTGTTTGTATTATTAGGTGTCACTTATTGTGTTTACTCCCTCAAGTTGGCAGGTGATATGGATGCTGGAATTAATCCATTTCTTACTCCTGCAGGAATGCTGGATGAACAGGTTTATGATACTTATATGGCGATGAGTAGAGGGATCTCCCTGATGTTTATTCTTATTGTTGTCTTTTTTTGTATTTGGACAAACCGTTCGATGAAGAATGCTTGGGCTGTACCAGGGTTGTTGACTAAACCTACCGTGACACCCGGCTGGGCTGTGGGATGGTACTTCATCCCTATTATGATGCTTTTTAAACCACTGAGCGGGATGCAAGAGATATGGTCACGTACTTTCAGCGGTGCCAGTCACAAGGGCTTGCTAAATGTATGGTGGTTGACTTGGATCATTGGCGGAATTGTACAGCGCATGAATCGAGCCACCGAGAATGATAGTCTTAGTGAGATTTCAAGTGCAACATACGCAGAGGTAGTTGGCCTCATACTTGTTATAATAGCTGGGGTATGTCTGATGGCGATTGTGTATAAGGTGACCAACAAACAAGCCGAGCTTTGTCGTAGTTATGTGGGCGATGCCACGAACAGTCTTTAGCCGCTGTCAGCAATGTTCCTTGTGTATTCGTGGATTGGCTGGAGAATAGCGCCATGGATTTTAACAATGTAACAGCTCACGCCGTAGGTAATGTGTATTTCGATGGTAAAGTCGTCTCTCACAAGATCACGATGGAAGATGGATCTGCCAAGACTATGGGAGTGATTCAGCCTGGTAGCTATCACTTTGATACTGTTGCCGCAGAGCGTATGGATATTACTGCCGGTGAATGCAAGGTGACCTTGGATGGTTCTGAGGAAAGCTCTGTCTACAAAGCAGGCGAGTACTTCAATGTGGATGCAAACTCAGGCTTCACCATCGAGGTGGCCGAGGGCAATGGACAGTACGTCTGTAGC is a genomic window of Rubritalea squalenifaciens DSM 18772 containing:
- a CDS encoding pseudouridine synthase, whose protein sequence is MSEKLEILYRDEWMCVVDKPAGWLVHPADEPQEGDLVAMKVLRDQIGERVNSVHRLDRPTCGVLLFGIEKEATRKLHKALERHEFEKTYRAIVSGVPEQQEWECREPIQKKEGAPVRDAWTSFRVLEIRVVDGEHFSLIEAVPHTGRFHQIRRHLLHAGLPIVGDYRYAGMERSDHLCDLLGVGTRMLLQASRLELAHPMNGKVLSIKVKGVMGFGSLPA
- a CDS encoding pyrimidine/purine nucleoside phosphorylase yields the protein MDFNNVTAHAVGNVYFDGKVVSHKITMEDGSAKTMGVIQPGSYHFDTVAAERMDITAGECKVTLDGSEESSVYKAGEYFNVDANSGFTIEVAEGNGQYVCSYL
- a CDS encoding DUF4328 domain-containing protein, yielding MENPYQAPTASAEPTFVLNNPTQANSPYGPMKDHTGISRVCMVLLGLFVLLGVTYCVYSLKLAGDMDAGINPFLTPAGMLDEQVYDTYMAMSRGISLMFILIVVFFCIWTNRSMKNAWAVPGLLTKPTVTPGWAVGWYFIPIMMLFKPLSGMQEIWSRTFSGASHKGLLNVWWLTWIIGGIVQRMNRATENDSLSEISSATYAEVVGLILVIIAGVCLMAIVYKVTNKQAELCRSYVGDATNSL